In one window of Bradyrhizobium sp. AZCC 1721 DNA:
- a CDS encoding amidohydrolase family protein produces the protein MQGKIALEEHFAIPDTLMDSAGFVPDSYWPELKDRLLDIQDKRLVQMDRHGVEMMILSLNAPAVQAIPDIIRANEIAIHANDFLAEQVAKRPSRFQAFAALPMQDPDLAIAELERCIKTLGFRGALVNGFSQIGDGKRPIYYDLPQYWPFWEAVEQTGLPFYLHPRNPLPEDCAIYQGHPWLMGPTWAFGQETAVHALRLMGSGLFDAYPNLKIILGHMGEGLPYSMWRVDHRNGWVKAPPKHKAKKKICDYFNANFFLTTSGNFRTQTLIDSILEIGADRILFSVDWPFENVDHASDWFNSASISENDRLKIGRRNAIDLFKLDLGDLAIAEHGIHQAAE, from the coding sequence ATGCAGGGCAAGATCGCACTAGAGGAACATTTCGCCATCCCGGACACGCTGATGGACTCAGCGGGTTTCGTTCCGGACTCCTATTGGCCGGAGTTGAAGGACCGCCTGCTTGATATCCAGGACAAGCGGCTGGTGCAGATGGACCGCCACGGCGTCGAGATGATGATCCTGTCGCTGAACGCGCCGGCGGTGCAGGCGATTCCCGACATCATCCGCGCCAACGAGATCGCGATCCACGCCAACGATTTCCTCGCCGAACAGGTGGCAAAACGGCCGTCGCGATTCCAGGCCTTTGCCGCACTGCCGATGCAGGACCCCGATCTCGCGATCGCCGAACTCGAGCGCTGCATCAAGACGCTCGGCTTCCGCGGCGCGCTGGTCAACGGCTTCTCGCAAATCGGCGATGGCAAGCGGCCGATCTATTACGACCTGCCGCAATACTGGCCATTCTGGGAAGCTGTCGAGCAGACCGGCCTGCCCTTCTACCTGCATCCGCGCAATCCGCTGCCGGAAGACTGCGCAATCTATCAGGGGCATCCCTGGCTAATGGGCCCGACCTGGGCATTCGGGCAAGAAACCGCGGTTCATGCGCTGCGGCTGATGGGATCGGGATTGTTCGATGCCTATCCAAACCTGAAGATCATCCTCGGCCATATGGGTGAAGGCCTGCCCTACAGCATGTGGCGCGTCGATCATCGCAACGGCTGGGTCAAGGCACCGCCGAAACACAAGGCGAAAAAGAAGATCTGCGACTACTTCAACGCCAACTTCTTCCTGACCACGTCGGGCAATTTCCGCACGCAAACGCTGATCGATTCCATTCTCGAAATCGGAGCCGACCGCATCCTGTTCTCGGTCGACTGGCCGTTCGAGAACGTGGACCACGCCTCCGACTGGTTCAACAGCGCCAGCATCAGCGAGAACGATCGCCTGAAGATCGGCCGGCGCAACGCCATCGACCTGTTCAAGCTCGATCTCGGCGACTTGGCCATCGCCGAGCACGGCATCCATCAAGCCGCGGAATAA
- a CDS encoding TetR/AcrR family transcriptional regulator, producing MARTRSENYDDIQGGILNAACTLFAQQGYMRASIADLADACRLSRGALYHYFDSKEAILFAILDAHVRQMIADVEEAMARQSTNLDRFRAAIRAIVELNARSTNEQRLILNDLAFLAEAEQKAIKTLERQLVDTVSDLLIRLDTEGKIVKRSKRVYTMMLFGILNFSHTWYDPKGDIAPQEFADMVVDQFLYGFIVPAAKTAAQRRQRA from the coding sequence ATGGCGCGGACGCGCTCTGAAAATTACGACGACATCCAGGGCGGCATTCTGAACGCGGCCTGCACGCTGTTTGCGCAGCAGGGATACATGCGCGCCTCGATTGCCGATCTGGCGGATGCCTGCCGGCTCTCGCGCGGCGCGCTGTATCACTACTTCGATTCCAAGGAAGCGATCCTGTTCGCCATCCTGGACGCGCATGTCCGCCAGATGATCGCCGATGTCGAAGAAGCAATGGCACGCCAGTCGACCAATCTCGACCGGTTCCGCGCCGCGATCCGCGCCATCGTCGAACTCAACGCGCGCTCAACCAACGAGCAGCGCCTAATCCTGAACGATCTGGCGTTCCTTGCCGAAGCCGAGCAAAAGGCCATCAAGACGTTAGAGCGGCAACTGGTCGATACGGTTTCGGACTTGCTGATCCGGCTTGATACCGAAGGCAAAATCGTCAAGCGATCGAAGCGCGTCTACACCATGATGCTGTTCGGCATACTCAACTTCAGCCACACCTGGTACGATCCCAAGGGCGACATCGCGCCGCAGGAATTTGCCGACATGGTGGTGGACCAGTTTTTGTACGGCTTCATCGTGCCAGCAGCAAAGACTGCTGCTCAGCGCAGGCAACGAGCCTGA
- the dusA gene encoding tRNA dihydrouridine(20/20a) synthase DusA, with amino-acid sequence MLAHRFCIAPMMDWTDRHCRVFHRLMSRRARLYTEMLTTGAIIHGDRRRLLGFDRSEHPVALQLGGSVPHDLATAARIGEDFGYDEINLNVGCPSDRVKDGRFGACLMAEPALVAEGVVAMKRAVRIPVTVKCRIGIDDQDPEVALDVLARGVVAAGADALIVHARKAWLNGLSPKENRDIPPLDYDRVYRLKAALPGVPIIINGGVGSIAEAKRHLDHVDGVMLGRAAYQEPWRLLDVDPELFGEAAPHATMKDVFEAMLPYIEGQLAQGAKLHSMTRHFVGAFHGVPGARAFRRHLAERGTRPGAGVDVLRDAVALIEDRAAEPVAA; translated from the coding sequence ATGTTAGCGCACCGATTTTGCATTGCCCCGATGATGGATTGGACTGACCGGCATTGCCGCGTGTTCCACCGTCTGATGAGCCGGCGCGCGCGGCTTTATACGGAGATGCTGACGACCGGCGCCATTATTCATGGCGACCGGAGGCGGCTGCTCGGCTTCGACCGAAGTGAGCATCCGGTGGCGCTGCAGCTCGGTGGTTCCGTTCCGCATGATCTCGCTACCGCTGCGCGGATCGGCGAGGATTTTGGCTACGACGAAATCAATCTCAATGTCGGCTGTCCGTCCGACCGCGTGAAGGATGGCCGCTTCGGGGCCTGCCTGATGGCGGAGCCGGCGCTGGTCGCTGAGGGCGTGGTTGCCATGAAGCGCGCGGTCAGGATTCCGGTCACAGTGAAATGCCGGATCGGCATCGACGACCAGGACCCGGAAGTGGCGCTCGACGTGCTGGCGCGCGGCGTGGTTGCGGCCGGCGCGGACGCGCTGATCGTCCATGCCCGCAAGGCCTGGCTCAACGGATTGTCGCCGAAGGAAAACCGCGACATCCCGCCGCTCGATTACGACAGGGTTTATCGACTCAAGGCCGCGCTGCCGGGTGTGCCGATTATCATCAATGGCGGCGTCGGCAGTATTGCCGAGGCGAAGCGGCACCTCGACCATGTCGACGGCGTGATGCTGGGGCGGGCGGCCTATCAGGAGCCGTGGCGCCTACTCGACGTCGATCCGGAATTGTTCGGCGAGGCGGCACCTCACGCGACGATGAAGGACGTCTTCGAAGCGATGTTGCCTTATATCGAAGGCCAGTTGGCCCAAGGAGCAAAGCTGCATTCGATGACGCGGCATTTCGTCGGCGCGTTTCACGGCGTGCCCGGCGCGCGCGCCTTTCGTCGCCATCTGGCGGAGAGGGGCACCAGGCCGGGCGCCGGCGTCGACGTGCTGCGCGATGCGGTCGCATTGATCGAGGATCGCGCGGCGGAGCCGGTCGCGGCGTAA
- a CDS encoding maleylacetate reductase: protein MQDFVYQSAPMRVVFGTGTLRQLPDELSRLGVTRALVLATPRQKDLVAGIREMIGERLAGVFTGAVMHTPVEVTEQAMEVVREIEADGVIAIGGGSTTGLGKAIALRTDLPQIVLPTSYAGSEMTPVVGQTSGGIKTTQSSPKILPEIVIYDVDLTMTMPAKLSATSGVNAIAHAVEALYARDRNPIISLMAQEGIGTLARALPKICAEPSDRVARTDALYGAWLCGVCLGAVGMALHHKLCHTLGGLFNLPHAETHTVILPHALAYNAPAAPEAMTRIATALGVSDPALGLHDLARKLAAPLSLREIGMPESGIDQAADLAVKNPYWNPRPIEREAIRELITRAWRGDAPPTAQ, encoded by the coding sequence ATGCAAGACTTCGTCTACCAGAGCGCACCGATGCGGGTGGTGTTCGGCACCGGCACGCTGCGTCAATTGCCTGATGAATTGTCCCGCCTCGGCGTTACCCGCGCCCTCGTGCTGGCGACCCCGCGGCAGAAAGATCTGGTCGCCGGCATCCGGGAGATGATCGGCGAGCGCTTGGCCGGCGTCTTCACCGGAGCGGTCATGCATACGCCCGTCGAGGTGACGGAACAGGCGATGGAAGTCGTGCGCGAGATCGAGGCCGATGGCGTCATCGCGATCGGCGGCGGTTCGACCACCGGCCTCGGCAAGGCTATCGCCTTGCGCACCGATCTGCCGCAGATCGTGCTGCCCACCAGTTACGCCGGCTCGGAGATGACGCCGGTGGTCGGCCAGACCAGCGGCGGGATCAAGACCACCCAGTCGAGCCCGAAGATCCTCCCCGAGATCGTGATCTACGACGTCGATCTCACCATGACGATGCCGGCAAAACTATCGGCGACATCGGGCGTCAACGCCATCGCGCACGCGGTCGAGGCGCTCTACGCGCGCGATCGCAACCCCATCATATCGCTGATGGCGCAGGAAGGCATCGGCACGCTGGCGCGGGCGCTGCCGAAAATCTGCGCTGAGCCGAGCGACAGGGTCGCGCGCACCGACGCGCTCTATGGCGCCTGGCTCTGCGGCGTCTGCCTCGGGGCGGTCGGCATGGCGCTGCACCACAAGCTCTGCCATACGCTGGGCGGGCTGTTCAATCTGCCGCACGCGGAGACCCACACGGTCATTCTCCCGCATGCCCTCGCCTACAATGCACCGGCCGCACCTGAGGCGATGACACGCATCGCCACAGCGCTTGGCGTCAGCGACCCAGCGCTCGGCCTCCACGATCTGGCGCGAAAGCTTGCCGCGCCGCTGTCGCTGCGCGAGATCGGCATGCCCGAGAGCGGCATCGATCAGGCCGCCGACCTCGCGGTGAAGAATCCGTACTGGAATCCGCGCCCGATCGAGCGAGAGGCGATCCGCGAATTGATCACGCGCGCCTGGCGCGGCGACGCCCCACCAACCGCCCAATGA